The following coding sequences lie in one Mercenaria mercenaria strain notata chromosome 5, MADL_Memer_1, whole genome shotgun sequence genomic window:
- the LOC123557944 gene encoding uncharacterized protein LOC123557944 isoform X1, giving the protein MAHSKRSKGRGLANEITKQDEETLTEIAERLLFEDTWTEKDISKAKILISDRKCLPVMREILQDRLRLELILRPPVTKERAARSSSDQSLIDKVREAKKRQRQKTSNKKNVESTGTNSDTVPKETGDNPYRRLRYIKALQDGKETDRCIRINVVGNFAQGKTTLVRRLVGESIDGVEATNGIDVDRYRCEQSQDGNLICIKSDESDVSNKIQRLYSTASSSDLTDTDNSNDLVTDDAMPVLEKESQKLPTYFEVINEDEQESVIFDIWDFSGQYVFYATHTMFHSRKAIYLLVMNLSLDMDCSLLGTEFPAETGDRNVEYIIQFWLNSIHSFVGMQNGYDPLIILVGTHKDKLHGDENAKQLLAKKYFEDVRKRFENTDVIKHIHSKDFVVDNMSSTDCGIESLRMEIVKLGKEKAINVKIPAKWIPLEDALQKRRNENIISLEDLKKIDAGNILPLGDEEQIKLLLQYHHAKGTLFFFDEYPVSDYVVINPQYLIDAFKCIITSQRFCRNDHPEARPLWSCLVKEAKLENDFIDFQWKMNKDKNFMANREILLFFLKKQHIISEVMRFDEQCQVTERLGWYIVPSLLKNQITQTKINDILRGKKQTIVRIALLFDNSAVLPTICHRLFAAALGNWSIASFHDQFLLFEDYAVFRLDMYETGIIILNVKERTIELQVLGLGCSPSMGDNFRRFAEKLVNHEFRKLNTSEHVEPYRLHYRCSHTSHGVGCSQLADLSLIEGKQSVPCPDLENHKISVNDAKQEWFLEGNISINEIPQVVPSEKQLSKISNSIGENWEILGLELGLKKVQIDHLNEDNQDAIMKKFGMLLEWRKQKAERATIDVLVKAIKRVPTVRIDWDIIRNFIDEIGLEVLSTCL; this is encoded by the exons GAAAGGGCGGCTAGAAGCAGTTCT GACCAGTCGCTTATAGATAAGGTTCGG GAAGCTAAGAAAAGACAGCgacaaaaa ACATCGAACAAAAAGAATGTGGAATCAACTGGAACGAATAGTGACACAG taCCGAAAGAGACTGGCGATAATCCTTACAGAAGACTTCGATATATAAAAGCTTTGCAGGATGGAAAGGAAACTGATCGTTGTATTCGAATAAATGTTGTTGGGAATTTTGCACAGGGAAAAACAACCTTGGTTAGGAGACTAGTTGGAGAAAGTATAGATGGGGTTGAAGCTACAAATGGAATAGATGTTGATCGTTATCGATGTGAGCAATCTCAAGATGGAAATCTGATATGCATTAAATCTGACGAAAGCGATGTTTCAAATAAAATCCAACGACTGTATTCGACAGCAAGTTCATCAGATTTAACTGACACGGACAATTCTAATGATTTAGTTACTGATGATGCAATGCCTGTTCTTGAAAAAGAAAGTCAAAAATTGCCAACTTACTTTGAAGTTATAAATGAAGACGAACAGGAGTCGGTTATCTTTGACATATGGGACTTTAGTGGTCAGTATGTATTCTATGCAACACATACGATGTTTCATAGTAGAAAGGCGATATATCTTCTTGTCATGAATCTTTCTCTTGACATGGACTGCAGCCTTTTGGGTACCGAGTTCCCGGCAGAGACTGGTGATAGAAATGTGGAATACATCATCCAATTCTGGCTAAATTCCATTCATTCCTTTGTTGGAATGCAAAACGGTTATGATCCGCTGATTATACTTGTCGGAACACACAAAGACAAACTGCACGGAGACGAAAATGCTAAGCAACTTCTCGCAAAGAAATACTTCGAAGACGTAAGAAAACGCTTCGAAAACACAGATGTCATAAAACATATTCATTCAAAGGACTTTGTCGTTGATAACATGTCGTCCACGGATTGTGGTATCGAGTCTCTTCGGATGGAAATTGTTAAATTAGGGAAGGAAAAAGCCATAAATGTCAAAATACCGGCAAAATGGATACCTTTAGAAGACGCTTTGCAGAAgagaagaaatgaaaatataatttcactAGAGGATTTAAAGAAAATTGACGCTGGAAACATTCTACCGCTTGGCGATGAGGAGCAAATCAAATTGCTTTTGCAGTACCACCATGCCAAAGGAACTTTGTTCTTCTTCGATGAATATCCAGTCTCGGACTACGTCGTTATCAATCCACAGTATCTTATCGATGCATTCAAATGTATCATAACATCTCAAAGGTTTTGCCGAAATGATCATCCTGAGGCTCGACCTTTATGGAGCTGCCTTGTGAAAGAAGCAAaacttgaaaatgattttatcGACTTTCAGTGGAAGATGAACAAAGACAAAAACTTCATGGCAAATAGGGAAATATTACTGTTCTTTCTGAAGAAACAACACATTATATCAGAAGTCATGAGATTCGATGAGCAATGTCAGGTGACCGAAAGGTTAGGCTGGTACATCGTTCCAAGTTTACTGAAGAACCAAATAACACAAACGAAGATCAACGACATTCTTCGAGGAAAGAAACAGACAATTGTCCGGATTGCTCTGCTTTTCGATAACTCAGCAGTATTACCAACGATATGTCATCGTTTGTTTGCCGCAGCCCTTGGAAATTGGAGTATTGCTTCGTTCCACGACCAGTTTCTATTGTTTGAGGACTACGCAGTATTCAGGCTTGACATGTATGAAACCGGAATCATAATTTTGAATGTTAAAGAAAGAACCATAGAATTGCAAGTTTTAGGTCTTGGTTGCTCACCATCTATGGGAGATAATTTCAGGCGTTTTGCAGAAAAACTTGTTAATCATGAGTTTAGAAAACTAAACACCAGTGAACATGTGGAACCGTACCGTCTACACTACAGATGCAGTCACACAAGCCATGGAGTTGGTTGCAGTCAGCTCGCTGATCTGTCACTAATAGAAGGAAAACAAAGCGTTCCCTGTCCGGATTTGGAGAACCACAAAATAAGTGTGAATGATGCAAAACAGGAATGGTTCTTAGAGGGCAATATTAGTATTAATGAAATACCACAGGTGGTACCATCCGAGAAACAGCTTAGTAAAATCTCCAATTCTATCGGGGAAAACTGGGAAATTCTTGGCTTAGAATTGGGACTCAAAAAGGTTCAAATAGACCATTTGAATGAAGACAATCAGGATGCTATCATGAAAAAATTTGGCATGCTTTTAGAATGGCGAAAACAGAAGGCTGAAAGAGCGACGATAGATGTTCTGGTAAAGGCAATAAAAAGGGTTCCAACAGTCCGAATCGACTGGGATATCATTCGGAATTTTATTGACGAAATCGGACTGGAAGTTTTGTCAACATGTTTATGA
- the LOC123557944 gene encoding uncharacterized protein LOC123557944 isoform X2, which produces MREILQDRLRLELILRPPVTKERAARSSSDQSLIDKVREAKKRQRQKTSNKKNVESTGTNSDTVPKETGDNPYRRLRYIKALQDGKETDRCIRINVVGNFAQGKTTLVRRLVGESIDGVEATNGIDVDRYRCEQSQDGNLICIKSDESDVSNKIQRLYSTASSSDLTDTDNSNDLVTDDAMPVLEKESQKLPTYFEVINEDEQESVIFDIWDFSGQYVFYATHTMFHSRKAIYLLVMNLSLDMDCSLLGTEFPAETGDRNVEYIIQFWLNSIHSFVGMQNGYDPLIILVGTHKDKLHGDENAKQLLAKKYFEDVRKRFENTDVIKHIHSKDFVVDNMSSTDCGIESLRMEIVKLGKEKAINVKIPAKWIPLEDALQKRRNENIISLEDLKKIDAGNILPLGDEEQIKLLLQYHHAKGTLFFFDEYPVSDYVVINPQYLIDAFKCIITSQRFCRNDHPEARPLWSCLVKEAKLENDFIDFQWKMNKDKNFMANREILLFFLKKQHIISEVMRFDEQCQVTERLGWYIVPSLLKNQITQTKINDILRGKKQTIVRIALLFDNSAVLPTICHRLFAAALGNWSIASFHDQFLLFEDYAVFRLDMYETGIIILNVKERTIELQVLGLGCSPSMGDNFRRFAEKLVNHEFRKLNTSEHVEPYRLHYRCSHTSHGVGCSQLADLSLIEGKQSVPCPDLENHKISVNDAKQEWFLEGNISINEIPQVVPSEKQLSKISNSIGENWEILGLELGLKKVQIDHLNEDNQDAIMKKFGMLLEWRKQKAERATIDVLVKAIKRVPTVRIDWDIIRNFIDEIGLEVLSTCL; this is translated from the exons GAAAGGGCGGCTAGAAGCAGTTCT GACCAGTCGCTTATAGATAAGGTTCGG GAAGCTAAGAAAAGACAGCgacaaaaa ACATCGAACAAAAAGAATGTGGAATCAACTGGAACGAATAGTGACACAG taCCGAAAGAGACTGGCGATAATCCTTACAGAAGACTTCGATATATAAAAGCTTTGCAGGATGGAAAGGAAACTGATCGTTGTATTCGAATAAATGTTGTTGGGAATTTTGCACAGGGAAAAACAACCTTGGTTAGGAGACTAGTTGGAGAAAGTATAGATGGGGTTGAAGCTACAAATGGAATAGATGTTGATCGTTATCGATGTGAGCAATCTCAAGATGGAAATCTGATATGCATTAAATCTGACGAAAGCGATGTTTCAAATAAAATCCAACGACTGTATTCGACAGCAAGTTCATCAGATTTAACTGACACGGACAATTCTAATGATTTAGTTACTGATGATGCAATGCCTGTTCTTGAAAAAGAAAGTCAAAAATTGCCAACTTACTTTGAAGTTATAAATGAAGACGAACAGGAGTCGGTTATCTTTGACATATGGGACTTTAGTGGTCAGTATGTATTCTATGCAACACATACGATGTTTCATAGTAGAAAGGCGATATATCTTCTTGTCATGAATCTTTCTCTTGACATGGACTGCAGCCTTTTGGGTACCGAGTTCCCGGCAGAGACTGGTGATAGAAATGTGGAATACATCATCCAATTCTGGCTAAATTCCATTCATTCCTTTGTTGGAATGCAAAACGGTTATGATCCGCTGATTATACTTGTCGGAACACACAAAGACAAACTGCACGGAGACGAAAATGCTAAGCAACTTCTCGCAAAGAAATACTTCGAAGACGTAAGAAAACGCTTCGAAAACACAGATGTCATAAAACATATTCATTCAAAGGACTTTGTCGTTGATAACATGTCGTCCACGGATTGTGGTATCGAGTCTCTTCGGATGGAAATTGTTAAATTAGGGAAGGAAAAAGCCATAAATGTCAAAATACCGGCAAAATGGATACCTTTAGAAGACGCTTTGCAGAAgagaagaaatgaaaatataatttcactAGAGGATTTAAAGAAAATTGACGCTGGAAACATTCTACCGCTTGGCGATGAGGAGCAAATCAAATTGCTTTTGCAGTACCACCATGCCAAAGGAACTTTGTTCTTCTTCGATGAATATCCAGTCTCGGACTACGTCGTTATCAATCCACAGTATCTTATCGATGCATTCAAATGTATCATAACATCTCAAAGGTTTTGCCGAAATGATCATCCTGAGGCTCGACCTTTATGGAGCTGCCTTGTGAAAGAAGCAAaacttgaaaatgattttatcGACTTTCAGTGGAAGATGAACAAAGACAAAAACTTCATGGCAAATAGGGAAATATTACTGTTCTTTCTGAAGAAACAACACATTATATCAGAAGTCATGAGATTCGATGAGCAATGTCAGGTGACCGAAAGGTTAGGCTGGTACATCGTTCCAAGTTTACTGAAGAACCAAATAACACAAACGAAGATCAACGACATTCTTCGAGGAAAGAAACAGACAATTGTCCGGATTGCTCTGCTTTTCGATAACTCAGCAGTATTACCAACGATATGTCATCGTTTGTTTGCCGCAGCCCTTGGAAATTGGAGTATTGCTTCGTTCCACGACCAGTTTCTATTGTTTGAGGACTACGCAGTATTCAGGCTTGACATGTATGAAACCGGAATCATAATTTTGAATGTTAAAGAAAGAACCATAGAATTGCAAGTTTTAGGTCTTGGTTGCTCACCATCTATGGGAGATAATTTCAGGCGTTTTGCAGAAAAACTTGTTAATCATGAGTTTAGAAAACTAAACACCAGTGAACATGTGGAACCGTACCGTCTACACTACAGATGCAGTCACACAAGCCATGGAGTTGGTTGCAGTCAGCTCGCTGATCTGTCACTAATAGAAGGAAAACAAAGCGTTCCCTGTCCGGATTTGGAGAACCACAAAATAAGTGTGAATGATGCAAAACAGGAATGGTTCTTAGAGGGCAATATTAGTATTAATGAAATACCACAGGTGGTACCATCCGAGAAACAGCTTAGTAAAATCTCCAATTCTATCGGGGAAAACTGGGAAATTCTTGGCTTAGAATTGGGACTCAAAAAGGTTCAAATAGACCATTTGAATGAAGACAATCAGGATGCTATCATGAAAAAATTTGGCATGCTTTTAGAATGGCGAAAACAGAAGGCTGAAAGAGCGACGATAGATGTTCTGGTAAAGGCAATAAAAAGGGTTCCAACAGTCCGAATCGACTGGGATATCATTCGGAATTTTATTGACGAAATCGGACTGGAAGTTTTGTCAACATGTTTATGA